In Oryza sativa Japonica Group chromosome 11, ASM3414082v1, the following are encoded in one genomic region:
- the LOC107275781 gene encoding probable LRR receptor-like serine/threonine-protein kinase At3g47570, translated as MALVSSKHKKSIILKVVIPIASIVSISMVKFTVLMWRRKQNRKSLSLPSFARHLPQVSYNMIFRATGGFSTSNLIGKGRYSYVYRGKLFEDDNMVAVKVFNLETRGAQKSFIAECNTLRNVRHRNLVPILTACASIDSKGNDFKALVYEFMGRGDLHALLHSAQNDENTSYLNHITLAQRISIVVDVSDALEYLHHNNQGTIVHCDLKPSNILLDDDMIAHVADFGLARFKTGSSTPSLGDSSSTYSLAIKGTIGYIASECSEGGQVSTASDVFSFGVVLLELFIRRRPTEDMFMDGLSIAKHVEMNFPDRILEIVDPQLQHELDLCQETPMAVKEKGIHCLRSVLNIGLCCTKTTPIERISMQEVAAKLHGIKDSYLRGN; from the exons ATGGCTTTGGTTTCATCTAAGCACAAGAAATCAATAATACTGAAAGTAGTGATCCCAATAGCCAGCATTGTGTCAATTTCTATGGTCAAATTTACTGTGCTTATGTGGAGAAGAAAACAGAACAGAAAATCTTTATCTTTGCCCTCGTTTGCTAGGCATTTGCCCCAAGTTTCATACAATATGATTTTCAGAGCAACAGGGGGGTTCTCAACATCCAATTTGATAGGCAAAGGAAGATACAGTTATGTATATCGAGGAAAATTATTCGAAGATGATAATATGGTTGCTGTCAAAGTATTCAACCTAGAGACAAGGGGAGCACAAAAGAGCTTCATCGCAGAATGTAATACTTTGAGAAATGTTCGGCATCGCAACCTAGTTCCTATCCTAACTGCATGTGCAAGTATTGATTCAAAAGGAAATGATTTTAAGGCCTTGGTTTATGAGTTTATGGGACGAGGTGACTTGCATGCATTACTACACTCAGCACAAAATGATGAAAACACTTCATATCTGAACCACATTACATTGGCTCAGAGGATAAGCATTGTGGTCGATGTATCTGATGCGTTGGAGTACCTGCACCATAACAACCAAGGAACTATTGTTCACTGTGATCTGAAGCCTAGCAACATACTTCTTGATGATGATATGATTGCTCATGTTGCAGACTTTGGACTTGCAAGATTCAAGACCGGTTCTTCAACACCATCTCTAGGGGATTCAAGCTCAACTTATTCCCTAGCAATAAAGGGAACCATTGGATATATCGCATCAG AATGCTCAGAGGGCGGTCAAGTTTCAACTGCCTCAGATGTATTCAGCTTTGGAGTTGTTCTCTTGGAATTATTTATTCGGAGAAGGCCAACAGAAGACATGTTTATGGATGGATTGAGCATTGCAAAGCATGTAGAGATGAACTTCCCTGACAGGATACTAGAGATTGTTGATCCCCAGCTGCAACACGAGCTGGACCTTTGCCAAGAAACACCAATGGCAGTCAAGGAGAAAGGCATACACTGCCTGCGCAGTGTGCTAAATATTGGACTCTGCTGCACCAAGACAACACCGATTGAACGCATCAGCATGCAGGAGGTTGCTGCCAAGCTACACGGAATCAAAGATTCATATCTCAGAGGAAACTAG